gccttgaattctaaataaatcactgacaatgtcaccagcaaagcaccctaaaaccatcacacctcctcgtCCATGCTTCACCATggtaaccacacatgcagagataatccgttcacctactctgcgtctcacaaagacatggcggttggaaccagaaatctcaaatttggactcatcagaccaaatttCAGATTTACACTggcctaatgtccattgcttatgtttcttggcccaagcaagtcacttcttcttattggtgtcctttagtagtggtttctttgcagcaatttgtccACAAAGGCCTTATTCACgcagtgtcctctgaacagttgatgttgagatgtgtctgttacttgaactctgtgaagcatttatttgggctgcaatttctgaggctggtagctctaatgaacttatcctctgccgcAGAGGcaactgtcatgacgttggcctgggggtaggtttatgacagtcataaatacctctcccccctttttcctctctctaccctactgatgttacatttgaaaaccccttggttaacatagagattctgggaacatcagaaggtggggggaaatgaactatattctggtaattcGACCAATTGAACATACTTGAacatacttaatgaatatgatgtcagttcggttgtcatctgagacattctcttcaatgataagatgacaatcTCTACAGtgtaaagtctacacatcagagttatcggattcacatggaattgttgttcaatttaaatgtttgaatatgaaattatttgtgatgggatgaaatgtgattttagcttctaaaatgtgagaatctggttttcatgagtgaattaggcccgactcagtggcccgcccacgtgaagagacaggttgtaaactatgaaacacatcCCTTTTCTTCCtccactatataagcccttgccatcctcctgttccgaggacgtgaggacgacggtccgatgtcagaatggttcagataataactacagaacgaagccaacatcagcgtgagctttggttgtgaatggtatgaactttgaactcttattcactacagaagtgatacctcctagcctttGACTTAGCAACAGCAACTGCAAACTAggattaggaaggaacagacagagtatcccgtctatcacacgttactacgtatccaattgaccaccagagacattcttcaaaggacaaaggactcggtttggcaacacgaccttccatctaccaccaacctaccgaagcgcagctcagagtaaatatttattgcattttccttttccaaatgggcggtaatttagagtgcataaaatactgtatttacgatagcacagcttcttcctttggtcctcagtcttcccgctctttcactcaaacccagcccttttcttttgtgtaagcagctgtcatatctgttccgcccgctagggacgttttcctttatgacgtaatttgtaatcaaggtatgattaattctgtgtatatgtaattctgtgtgattagttaggtattttgcacgcccaatttttcagtttttgatttgttaaaaaagtttgaaatatccaataaatgtcgttccacttcatgattgtgtcccacttgttgttgattcttcacaaaaaatacagttttatatctttatgtttgaagcctgaaatgtggcaaaaggtcgcaaagttcaagggggccgaatactttcgcaagtcactgtataccaggaacacaacaggtgtacaaaagttaaaACACGCCAAATGTAATAaatcatcaaaatgtattttgtgtgttcagatgccctgtgtggacaaaggCATGGAACCTTATTACAATCGGATTTaattaactacatttttcagagagaacTTGTAAATTGGTCCAATTTGACcggaacacaacaggagggttaaataagCAAttttcctcataaatctacacacaccTCAGACCGGAGTAAAGGTTCATctgcagcaggacaatgacccaaagtacacagccaagacaacacaggagtggcttcgggacaagtctctgaatgaccttgagtggcccagccagagcccggacttgaacctgatcaaacatctctggagagacctgaaaatagccgtgCAGCGACGCTTCCAATcaaatctgacagagcttgagaggatctgcagagaagaattggagaaactccccaaaatcagggtagtgtcatacccaagtagACTTGAGGATGTAATCACTAccagaggtgcttcaacaaagtactaagtaaaggatctgaatatttatgtaaatgctttatttattttttaatacattttctaaaattctataaacctgttattgctttgtcattatggtgtattgtgtgtaaattgatgagggaaacaactatttaatcaattttagaataaggcattaacgtaacaaaatgtggaaaaagtcaaggggtctgaatactttccgaatgcactgtattgggCATATTGGGGCTTAGGATAGGTCATATAACAATACTATGCTTTTAAACAATTTAATTCTGAAATATTCCATTGTCAACTATGACACTGGAAGTGTAATAGATAATGACAATCTTAACATTTCAATGTGGCTTGTCTAGATACTTGTAAGTAAATTGaaaacatatataaacacaacatgtaaagtgttggtcccatgtttcatgagctgaaataaaagatcccagaaatgttccattcgcacaaaaagcgtatttctctcaaatgttgtgtacaAACGTGTTTACAATCGGTAATatagcccttttgtgggggaaaaatcATTCTGATTGTACTAAATATAGTACAAGGATGTGAATGAGATTGGGATCTGTCCAATCAATCACTGTCACTTATCATACCCATTAACCATAATAAAACTAGATTTTCCATAATCTTAATGATGGTCTCATGATGCAGAACTGCAGAACaccagaagaatgtgtgtgcGCGCCTTTCGCTGTCAATGCAAACGAAAGAAGAGAAGCAAGAGAGCTACAGCAAAGATTTTTTATAgctaacccaagatagaccaccGCCTTTCCAATCGGAACAATGAGTCATATTTGGCAGAACAGGCTGGGTGGTGGGCAGAGCCAAGGACAAGCTAGTGAGATCATATTGGCGCGTTCTCGTAAAGGTTTGCGTGTTTCCGTTAGGGAACGTATACTATGTGAAGTGCGCGTGTGCAACACCTACATTTTCCTTTGCAGTCCTTCAACGCGATTTAAAAACAACTTTGGCAAACAGTAAAATCTACTAAATGTAGttcactctgttcataacataatTTAGTTTTaagaacagaaaactgtattgagatcaattGTTTcatcggccaaaatccatctcctTCAACTTCTCCCACTGGACTTCCTCTCACTGCCATATGTGgaagtgagtggaaacgccaagcggatgcttcacatGTATACATCCGGTAATATATCtatctcattgttctatctgtggttACAGCTAAACCCCGAAATAAAGACAAGATGGCAGGACTGCCCCGCAGGATTATTAAGGTAATTATTCAGTGATTTTGACTGaatattgtttttgtgtgtgacAGATTCATAAAACGAGCTAATGCTGAAAAGGCTCTGTACTGTTAGCAAATGAGTTAGATTGCATTTGCACTAGCTGCAAAGTTAACTACTTCCGTTTCGTCCCTGTTCCATAACCGAATAAGTATCTATGGGTGGGTTAAATACGTCCACGCTTGTTAAAAATGGCGGATAAATGTGGTGTTTGTTTATTCGTCAATACACTATACACCGTGAATGTAGCATATAGACAAAAAAGCGTTAGCAATCactataactagctagctaaaacgTTAGCCAGCCACCTATTCCAAATAGGCTAGCTAACCGTAAATGTGTTGGAAGGAATAAACAATCAATTAAACAGCCTATTCTCTTAATTGTGCCACAATATAAACggctaaaatgtttattttgggCTAAATTGCCCATGAATAAAGAATGTACTTTAACCTTTATTAAAGGGTCAATTTAGCAGGCTATTTACTAATAAAAACATGACCATTGTGGCAGATATTTTCCGCAAGGCCTGTGTTAGCTAACTAGCATAAGAAGTTATAGGCAGTGGGCAGGAGACGCGGGTAACTGCGTACATACTTGGGTGCCAGGGCATAAGCAGGATTCCAGTTTAACTGAGCTTAATTGAAATGGATAGTTCGATTCCACTTACCAGTCAACAATTTCTCTGATTAGAAAGCTAGGTAGTCATGACACCCATTTGATAGCAGTCAGGGCAATAGTCCAAGATTCAACAAATGTttttgtttagctagctacacaAGGATTATAACTATATTTCAGACATCGACTATGCAGACATACATTTTGTATTTtgtctgttcctaggccgtcattgaaaataataatttgttcttaactgacttgcctagttaaataaaggtaaaacataaataaaaataCGCTAAAGAAAGTGATGAGGCCTACATACACCAGTATActagtacagtgccttcagaaagtattacttattgcacattttgttgttacagtctgaatttaaaatggattaaatacatttttgtttcCGTCACCCATCTACACTATTGCTGGGTGATATGGCCTAAAAATCTTATGTTGGTAAATTAtttgaaatatatatacatacacacagtgttttatttatttaaattttacctttatttaactaggcaagtcagttaagaacaagttcttatttacaatgactgcctacgaacagtgggttaactgccttattcgggggcagaacaacagatttataccttgttagcttggggattcgatatagcaacctttcgattactgacccaatgctctaaccactaggctacctgccgtaccagtcgaaagtttggacaccttactcattccagggtttttctttattttttactatttcctacattgtagaataatgagtgacatcaaaactatgaaataacacatatgtaatcatgtagtaaccaaaaaggtgttaaactaatcaaaatatatttcagattcttcaaagtagccatgaAACAGACTTTCTTAGTCAAATTTGCAGGCTAAAAGTTGCTACTAGTTGGCCTATATCCTACGGTTCTTTTCAATATTTCAATCTTGATCCCCTCCCACAAAAACAATGTCCCCCCACACAGGGAATGTTGAGCTGTTCTTCCCTTTCCCAAGTTCATGTCCTGTGCCATTGCAAGTTGTCATTGAATCAGTGCTGTTGTGCTAACAGAGAGAAGGACAATCGCGCAGTGGTGGCGGGgggtgtgtgagtgagggagggaacaCACATGATGGTTACATTGGTTGGATGTGGTGGGAAAAGGAGAAGTTCTGGGAACTGTTCCCAGTGAGCTTGGCCCCCTGAGCCCCTATGAGTGTGCGACTGGTCCTGGAGCCACTCACTTGTCTGTGTTTGGACTGTGTGTTTTTGTCTATGGGTTATCTGAAACATTTCAGGAATCTCGCTCCGAGTTGCATTTGGGGAAATAAAAAACAGCAGCAGGAACAGTGGCTGCtgataggagggggggggggggatagttgCCTatcagttgtctgtctgtcaaagCTGCCTGTAGTATAGATCTAGGGTAACACAGTTGATTTATTAAGCTGCATTGCTCTGTTGACCTGGGATGTCATTCAGCCTGACCTGTAGCATCATCATCGTAGAGAGAGGCTATTCATTGTCTGAAGAGTTCTTGTTAGGATTATGCACTTATATTAAGTATAAATTCATTAAATTAACATTTCTAAAGATTGGTATTGGTGTTTTAGGCTTCCATTTAGGCTGTTGGAAAAATAGATATAGGCAGGTGAAGGGGAATAGGCCTAGACCTGTAAAAGTCCATTGTTATTGCTGCACCTGCAGTATTCCTTCAGTGGCTCCTTGTTGTACACCTCTCTGGCTCaggtgtgtaacccagtcagccTCATGCATACCATAAGGATGTATCAGATTCCTTTTGCTCCATCACATTGAGATGGGTGTGAGTTTCTACAGGTCACAGCCCTGAGTCTGGGACACTTGGCTGCCACGATGAGCTAGTCAGCCTATAGTCTGATGACGTACTCTTGGTGCTGCAGTGGTTGATGGGAAAGTTAACCCTAGTTGTCACCTGGGTCATATTCCTTAGGACACGCCACAGAACAATTTTTTGGAGCCTGGTTTTGTAATGGAAAACCCAAATAAGCATTTGGGGGGGGGACAAATACAGGTCGTCATTCCCTGTTTCAGTCAGTTCTCTTCTGTATTGGtgcttaataataataataataaatgtgaCTGTGTCACCTCCAAAAGCCCTTAGCACattggagagaatgagagaaatctGACTCAGCTGCCTGATATTCTGCTTCAGGTGCTATTGCAGCCAgccagctagtgtgtgtgtgtgtgtgtgtgtgtgtgtgtgtgtgtgtgtgtgtgtgtgtgtgtgtgtgtgtgtgtgtgtgtgtgtgtgtgtgtgtgtgtgtgtgtgtgtgtgtgtgtgtgtgtgtgtgtgtgtgtgtgtgtgtgtgtgtgtgtgtgtgtgtgtgtgtgtgtgtgtgtaggcttgaGTCTTGAGTGATATACTATATACCGGGGTATTTCCTGGGTGTGTGATAGGCCACAGAATAAGTTAAGTAGGACTAAAAGAAATCTAAGATGTCAAATCAATTATATCCAGCTCTGTGCTCCTGCTACATGCACTTGGTTTGCTAAGTGGCTAGATTTCTAGatcttggttacagcagagacattcaatcccctcctggatcaagatccctgttgCCTAAATGGTTTTGTGTAGAATAAAAAATagtttattttgtatatttttatAGTGGCCCTTGTGTGCACTACCGGTAATACCGGTATGGTACTGAAATGGTATGACAATTTGGATACCGCCCAACccgtgtgtgtaagagagagaaaggagaagacgACAATGCACTTCTTGGCAACAGGTCTCCTTTGTAAGCAACTAGGCTAAGCGTAGTGAGTCACTGGTTGCTGCCAAGTTGTGGAGGTGTGGCCCAGGACAGGGTGCTTGTGTTTTTCCCGTACATTTGATGGAGAATTGTTAGGCTAGATATTTTCGGCTGTAGGCGATGTCTTTGAAAGATTGATCAGTACTAACGCTGATAAAAAAAGGGTAAATCTAAAATGTGCCATTTTTCTTCTATTGTTAGGGATGAGCTAGCAAGGGAACATAAACTTGTCTGCTGAACCATGATTACCACCACTAGATTGATAGATTCCAAATGGGAAAGCACAGAATGAAcattgtggcaggtagcctacatGCTAAGACAACTACAGTACGCTTCCTGAAAAATTAAACCTTTGAAATATTGAAAGTAAGCAAAGGCTATGTGAAAGTGATGTAATTGTCACAGTTAACAGCATGCTTTTCAAGAGCTACTAgaggggtcagggcaggctcTATCTAGGCCATGTGTCAGGAATGACATGGGACAATCTGTCCTCTTGGAGGACGTGTAAAGGACAGTGGATGTCCCGTTCGTCAACTGATTGCTCAGCGCACTGTTGACGTCTGGCTGCCGACATTCTCATATGGCCGGCACTCTTCAGGGGTGCTAATTACTCTCGGCAGGCAAATACTATTGATGTGTCCGAGCCTTTAGGCTGCTTTTCACATAGGCTAGGTTCTCTGTTCTAGTCTAGACAAATACTCAAAAATCACACAATGGCAAAGGTGCATGAAGATGGAAGAATTTAGATATGGGGTCATTGTTTTTAGCACTGCCCACAGTGTTCTTAAACTACGGCGTGCGACATGGTTCAATGTGCCAGTAAATTAACTTTTTCATTTTTGAAATTGCTACAGTCTTGGAGCTAGAATTATGATCATGTATACTATGCTAATGCTTATAAACAAAACAGTAATGAAGAGTAGTGTACAAAAGGTGAACTTAGCAAACAAGGCATTTGTTCCAAGAATATGGGGACCTCCGTCTTTAAGCATCTTTGCCATTGTCACTGGCTACGTCCCGATTCCCTACCCTTCTCCCTGTCATGGATTTCCAACCATTGGACTGGTATaagaataataatatatgccatttctcAGGTGCTTTTATCCTAAGCGATTTACAGTCGTGCATATATTTTGCATACGTGTAGTCCCGGGTGTCAAACTCACTATTCTGGCATTGCAAgtgctatgctctaccaactgagctacagaggacattGGCTGGGGGGGAGTTTCCTCATTAGAAGGGAGTATGCAATTACAAACTttgggagaagggtggagaatcaGCCACTGTATCGTTCCTCACTGTGATTTTGTGTCTGTATTTGCATCGAGGTATACCCTGTTTCTATGTCTGTTTTTTGTTTGTCAGGAGACTCAGCGCTTGATGGCTGAGCCTGTCCCAGGCATTAAGGCGGAGCCTGACGAAGGGAACGCCCGCTACTTCCATGTGGTCATCGCCGGGCCCCAGGACTCACCCTTCGAAGGTGGCACGTTTAAACTTGAACTCTTTCTCCCCGAGGAATACCCCATGGCAGCTCCAAAAGTACGCTTTATGACCAAAATATACCACCCCAACGTAGACAAGCTGGGAAGAATATGTCTAGACATCTTGAAAGGTAAGAAACGCTTGACTCTTTGTGTTGCACCAACATGGTAGCCCGGCATCCAAAGTAATTTTGCTACGTTTCACAGTTGTTTCAGTTCATGTTAAATTAGTTAATGGGGAGCATTTCAACATGGCaagttttgaaaaaaaaaaaaattatttgtCAGTACAACGTGGCTCCTTGAAAACGAAGATTTTGGCCTAGATTGTTAGCAATAATGGAGCAAATGATGTCAGTATTGAAAATGTTGAGTAGGTAGATGTTGCAGGTGCAGCTGATACAGGGTCAGATATTCCTTTCATACCCGTAATAGTTTTGGTTAGGTTTGGGAAGGGATTAGGGATGCAAATTTCTGTCAATTTTGCTGCAGACTAACTGACCCTCATTAACCGGTCaacaaacagtaaaaaaaaatatatatatatatatatatatatatatatattacagtaaaaTGAGGTGGCCAACAGAAAATACtatcagagatctgtatataatgacgagatgcttaTGTTtccaccctaacaatgggagtcgccCCAAGGCGGGGAAGGCAGACAACAAATTTAGGCCCAAAATAATCCCATAGAATTGCATTGGACTTATTTTAGACAGATTTTGCGAGAGTGAAACCTCTCACTTCGACTCTTCCTCTCTGATACTAACGTTatttatgtggtccttctgtagctcagttggtagagcatggcgcttgtaacgccagggtagtgggttcgattcccgggaccacccatacgtagaatgtatgcacacatgactgtaagtcgctttggataaaagcgtctgctaaatggcatatatatatatatatgtgtatatatatatatatatgtgtgtgtatatatatatatatatgtatgtatgtatatatatgtatgtatatatgtatgtatatgtatgtatgtatatatatgtatgtgtatgtatgtatatatatgtatgtgtatatatatgtatatatatatatatatgtgtatatatatatatatatgtgtatgtatatatatatgtatatatatatgtgtatatgtatgtatgtatgtatgtgtatatatatgtatatatatatatatatatatatatgtatatatatgtatatatatatatatatgtatatatgtatgtgtatatatatatgtatatatatgtatatatatatatgtatgtatatatgtatgtatatatatatatatgtatgtatatatatatatgtatgtatatatatatatatatgtgtatatatatatatgtatatgtatgtatgtgtatatatatgtatatatatatatatatatatatatgtatatatgtatgtatatatgtatgtatatatatgtatatatgtatacgtatatatgtatatatgtatatatatatatgtatatatgtatacgtatatatgtatatatatatatatatgtatatatatatatgtatatatatatatatatatatatatatatatatgtatatacatatatatatatatgtatatatatatatatgtatatatatatatatatatgtatatatatatatatatatatatatatatatatatatatgtatatatatatatatgtatatatatatatatatatatatatgtatatatgtatatatatatatatatatatatgtatgtatatatatatgtatatatatatatatgtatatatatatatatgtatatatatatatatatatatatatgtatatatatatatatatatatatgtgtatatatatacatatatatatgtatatatatatatatgtgtgtatatatatatatatatatatatgtatgtatatacatatatatatatgtatatgtatgtatgtatatatgtatgtgtatatatatgtatatatgtatatgtatatatgtatatatgtatatatgtatatatatgtatgtatatatgtatatatgtatatatatatatgtatatatgtatatatatatgtatgtatatatatatatatatgtatatatatatatatatgtatatatatatatatatatatatatatgtatatatatatatatgtatatatatatatatatatatatatatatatatatgtatatatatatatatatatatatatatatatatatatgtatatatatatatatatgtatatatatatatatatgtatatatatgtatatatgtatatatatatatatatatatatatatatatgtatatatatatatatgtatatatatatatatatatatatatatatatatatgtatatatatatatatatatatatatatgtatatgtatatatatatatatatatatatatatatataccatatatatatgatatatatatacatatttttcatagaatatatatatatgatctgACATTTTTCAAGAAGAGTTTAATGGAAACATGCAACGTTAGCAAGCCAATAATCTTACAGTCAAAAGGCTATAGCCTATTATTGAACATGCAACTCCTGTAATGAAGCAGCTAATAAAATGTCATTCTCAAACATTTGGCTAAATGTAATTTGCGGGAAACACAGTTCTAAACAGCGCACCTAATGTGAGCAGTTCCATATGTGACAGAGATGAACAGCTCTGTTATAAACTTAGAAAGAGGGGGAGTCTAATAGCAACTACTATGATGGGTTGCAAATATGgctaggattgtgcctttggcttctggacaatgaaagaaagttgatatgaaaaccaataTAACTGGAGAGAAGGGCTGGTTAATGgcagtctttataaaataattcaCTTCTATGGATGGATTTTGataaggctactttg
This sequence is a window from Oncorhynchus gorbuscha isolate QuinsamMale2020 ecotype Even-year linkage group LG01, OgorEven_v1.0, whole genome shotgun sequence. Protein-coding genes within it:
- the LOC124035073 gene encoding ubiquitin-conjugating enzyme E2 N; amino-acid sequence: MAGLPRRIIKETQRLMAEPVPGIKAEPDEGNARYFHVVIAGPQDSPFEGGTFKLELFLPEEYPMAAPKVRFMTKIYHPNVDKLGRICLDILKDKWSPALQIRTVLLSIQALLSAPNPDDPLANDVAEQWKSNEAQAIETARTWTRLYAQNNIEV